The genomic stretch TCCGGGAGTCCAGAAGCCCCTGGCGTCCTGCTCCAGGCCATCGGAGGTGCTCAAATGTTCTCTAAATTGCCTGACGGCGGGCTCTTGCGACGCTTTGCCCGGCGTTGCGGGCTTGGACGCGGCAGTGGTTCCGGACCGAGGAAGCAGCGTATCCCGCACGGACATTTCCTGCCGAGGAGAGTCTGGGGGGGCAGGCGGTGTCAGGACGCGCGGTGGCGGATCGCTCTGCGGTGCAAGGCGGTGAAGGCTTATGAACACTAAACCGCCCAGCGAGAGGATCACCAGAATCCACAGGAGCCCTAAGCTTCGTCTGCGCCGTGCCGGAAGAGGAGTAGGATGCGTCATACCCGCGATTCTCTGCAAAAAGCGCCGCACCTGCGAGCAAACCGGCCTATAGGCTGGGCGGATGCGCTGTTCCCGCTAATTCCTCCCTTGAACGTCTGCTTATGAAATGCTATATTCAGATAGGTGAAACAAAGGGGCAAAAATGGCAGTCCAAAAGGTGGCTATATCCAAGCTGAGCTTTAAGCCTGTCTCGGCTGAAGTTTGGCCGGATCTGGAAGCTCTGTTCGGTGAGCGCGGAGCCTGCGGTGGTTGCTGGTGCATGTACTGGCGTATCAGCCGCAAAGAGTTCAACGCCCAAAAGGGCGACGGCAACAAAAAGGCTTTCAAGAAGATTGTCAAGGACGGCGCTGTTCCGGGGATTATTGCCTATGCCGACGGCAAACCTGTCGGCTGGTGCGCGGTGAGGCCCCGGGAGGACTATCCCGTGCTGGACGGATCGCGGATTCTCAAGCCCGTGGACGAGCAGCCGGTGTGGAGTATTGTCTGCCAATTCGTGCTTGCGCCCTACCGCCGCCAAGGGGTCAGCGCGAAGTTATTGGAAGCGGTGGTGAAGCATGTGAAGAAGCAGGGGGGCAAGATTGTGGAGGGCTATCCCCACGATCCGAAAACCGACCAGCCGGCGGCCTTTGTGTGGACAGGACTCGCTCCGGCGTTTCTTGAGGCCGGATTTGAAGAGGTCGCCCGCCGCTCGGCGACCCGTCCCATCATGCGGTATGTCATACAAGCAGAGCGCCGCAAGTGAATTGGTTTGTGGCGCGCGGGGTGCAGAGCGGCGCAAGTGAATTGGTTTGTGGCGCGCGGGGTAAGGACACCCCGCGCGGCGAGGTGGAGAGCGAGCAGATTGCGGGTGCGATGAATCGTACCCCTGCGGATCCGCCCCTCCTTAAGATCGCGAGCGGGCGGATCTTAGATCCGCACCTCCTCCAGCGGCAGAGCCGCCTCTGGTTTCGCGCTCTTCCTATAGAACATGATCGCCTTCAGAACCATGAAGGCTCAAGGTATACACGACTCACTCAAGAGGAAACCCATGGACTCATGGACTCGGCCCGCACTTTGGGCAGCACTCATCGTAACTCTTATCCTGGCGGGAGCAGCGTTGGCTGCCGACCAGCCGCCGCAAGGTTACTACCGCTGGCCCACGGTTTTCGGCGACAAGGTGGTGTTTTCGTCGGAAGGCGATTTGTGGGAAACGCCGCTCTCGGGCGGCATCGCGCGGCGTCTGACCATTGCGCCGGGAACGGAATCCTTTGCGATGTTCTCGCCGGACGGGAAATGGATCGCCTTCTCGGGCAACTATGACGGCAATTTTGACGTCTACGTGATTCCCGCCGAAGGCGGCGAGCCGAAGCGGCTCACCTATGATCCGATGGGAGCCTACGTCACCGGCTGGACGCCGGACGGCAAGGTGGTTTTCCGTTCGATGGCGTACAGCGGGCAGTATATCTGGAAGGCATTCACCATCGCGCCGACCGGCGGCTATCCCGAACCTGTGGCGGTGGATGAAGCGGCGCATTTGACCTATGAGCCCAACGGCGACCGGATTGCCTACACACGCGTCTCCCTTGGAACCCGCACGTGGAAGCGCTATCGCGGTGGCTGGGCGGAGCAGATCTGGGTAGGCAGCACCAAGAGCCACGACTACAAGCAGGTGACCACGTGGAACGGCAACAATGCGATTCCGATGTGGTACAATGGCCGGATCTATTTCCTGCGGGACCGCGACTGGGACACGACTGAATCCATGAAGACGGTGCAGCCCAACAGCAGCGCGTCACGGGTGAATCTCTACTCGATGAAGCCGGACGGATCGGATATTCAACAGATGACCGCCCACAGTGATTGGGACGTGCGCTGGCCGAGCATCGTCAAGGGCAAGATCGCCTACAGCGTGGGCGCGGATATCTGGATTTTTGACGCGGATAAGAACCAGGAATCGAAGGTGGATATCCAACTGCCGTCGGACCGGACGCAGACGCGCAGCAAGTTTATCCAGCCGGATGAATATACCAACGAGTTCAATCTTTCCCCCGACGGCAAGCGGATACTGCTGGGCGCACGCGGCGACCTGTTTACGGTGCCCACCGAGCGGCGCGGCATCATCAAGCAGATCACGTTGAGCCCCGGTGCGCGGGAAAAAGGCGCGGAATTCATGCCGGACGGCGAGCACATCATCGCGTGGTCGGACCTGAAGGGCGAAGAAGGCCTCTACCTCTACCCTGCCAAGAAGCCCGGCGAGCCGAAGAAGATCGCGGACGGGAAAGGCGGCTGGAATTTCACACCCGAAGTCTCGCCCGACGGCAAGTGGGCCGTCTACGGCGACAACAACCGCAATCTGCAACTGGTGAACATCGAAAGCGGCGCGACCTCACAGATCGACACCTCCGGCTGGGAAATTCGTGACTACACGTGGTCGCCGGACTCGCGCTACATCGCGTACAGCGTATCGCTGCCCAGCGAATACAGCGGCGTGCGGATTTACGACACGAAGGAACACGAGGTCCACAACATCACGGACCAGTTGTATTCCAGCTACTCGCCGACGTGGGATCCCAAGGGCAAGTGGCTGTATATGATCTCCTCGCGCTACATGAATCCTTACGGCAGCGCGAATGATTTCAGCTTCGTTGTGCTGGAAGCGGACCGCATTTACGGACTGGCACTTGATCCCAAGACCAAGAGCCCCTACGCCTACACCGAAGACGGCACCGCCATCGGCGATGAGAAGTCCGACGAGGACAGCACCAAGGCCGACAAGAAGGACGGCGACAAGAAAGAGAAATCCTCGAAGAAGAAGGACAAGGACGAGGATAAGGATAAAGATAAGAAGGAAAAGGTCACCGTCAAGATCGTGTGGGATGGCTTGAATGACCGCCTGGTCGAGTTCCCGATTGCGCCGGGCAACTACTACGGCCTGGCCGCCATCGAAAGCAAGCTGTATTATGTTTCACAGCCCACGATGGGACGGCGCAGCGGCGGCGTACATGACGAAGACGAGATGCAGTCCACGCTGAAGCTGTTCGACATCAAGAAGAAGAAGGAAAGCGATGTAGTGGACGGCGTGCGCGGCTATGCGCTGTCGCATGATTTGAAGAAGATCGCCGTGCGCAAGAAGTCGGGCTATGTGATTATGGACGCGGGCGACACCGACGAGCCGAAGGTCAACAAGGATGACAAGGATGCCGGAATGCACCTTGAAGACTGGGTGTATGACGTGGATCCGCGCGCGGAATGGAAGCAGATTTTCGCCGAAGCGTGGCGTCTGCAGCGGGATTTCTTCTACGATCCCAACATGCACAACGTCAACTGGAAGTATCAGAAGGAGCACTACGCCACGCTGCTCGACCGGGTGCAGACCCGCGCCGAGTTGAACGATCTGATCGCGCAGATGATTTCCGAACTGGATGCGGGCCACGCCTACATCGGCGGCGGCGACCAGCAGAATTCCAAGTCAGTGGGCGTGGGTCTGCTGGGCGTGAATGTGAGCAAGGACAACAGCGGTTTCTACCGCATTGACCGTATCCTGCACGGTGATCCGTGGGATGACGACCGTTCGAGCCCGCTGGCCCGCGCCGGCGTGAATGTCAAGGAGGGCGAGTACATCGTCGCCATTGACAATATGCCGACCAACAAAGTGGACAATTACCTGCAACTGCTCAACAACCGCGCCGAGAAGCCGGTGATTGTGTCGGTAAACAGCAAGCCGTCGCTGGACGGTGCGCGGCAGGTGGTGGTGAAGACACTCTCCTCCGAAGGCGAACTGCGCTATTGGGACTGGGTCTATGGCCGCATGGACTATGTGCGCAAGCACGGCGGCGAGGATATTGCGTACGTGCATCTGTCAGACATGGGCACGCCGGGGCTCGAGCAGTGGATGAAGGAATATTATCCGCAGGCGCAGAAGAAGGCACTGATCATGGACGTGCGGTATAACGGCGGCGGCAACATCGCAGAGTGGATCCTCGGGCAGCTCCAGCGCAGCGTGTGGACGTGGGGCATGGCGCGCAACGGCCAGCGGTACCACCGTCCGGGCAGTGCGTTCTACGGTCCCATGATCGCGCTCTGCAATGAAGAAACCGGCAGCGACGGCGAGACCTTCTCCGAAGGCTGGAAGCGGCTGAAAATGGGCCCGCTGGTGGGCAAGCGCACGTGGGGTGGCTGGGTCGGCATCCGTGGCGACAAGCCGTTTATCGACCGCGGCTTCTTCACACAGCCCGAGTTTACCGGCTGGGGCGTGGACAGCACGATGAAGGCGAGTTGGCTGATCGAAGGCCCCGGGGTTACTCCGGACGTGGAAGTGGTCAACCATCCGGCGAAGATGCTGGAAGGCGTGGACGAGCAGCTCGACTACGCGATCCAGTATCTGAAGGACCAGATGAAGAACAGGCCGATGCCTGTTCCGGATCATCCCGTCTATCCGAATCACGCTCCGCAGTACGGCGTGAAGTGACCGCGAGTGAAGCGCGCGGGGTAAGGACACCCCGCGCGGCGAACGAAATTCGAGCGGGCGGCCTTTGGGCCGCCCGCTTTCTGTATACTGTTACCCTGATGTCAATGCAGCGCAATCGTGAGGGTGTTATTTGCCTTGGTTAATGTGTAATGGGGAAGGGACGCGCGGGCGGGGCCGCGGGCGACGGTGCCATTCAGGTTGTACAGTGAGCCATGACAGGGGCAGGAGATTTCGGGAGACGTGGCGTCCACGGTGCAGCTTTGATGGGTGCAGGTGCTGTCGAGGGCAAAGTAGCTGTCGCCCGTCATGTGCGTCACGATCAACGGATGTCCGAGCGGCGTGCCGAAGAAGGCCACGGCCTGATTGTCCTGCTGGAGGGCGGGCACATCCGACAGGTTAACCACCACACGTCCCTGGCCATCCACGCTGAAAGGCGGGCCGCTCTGCGGGTTGGACGGATTACTGTTGCCGGATTTCGAGCACCCGATTCCCAGCCAGCTTGCCGCTCCCACCGCGCCGAGGGCACAGCAGGTTCTGATGAACTGCCGTCGAGTCTGATCCATTCCTTCCGCTCCGCGTCACACTTGCCCAGACGTTTTTCTTGAACACTCCCAGCAGATAGATTTGGTTCCGGTGCGAGACTGCAAATGCAAAACGGCGGCCATTGTGGCCGCCGTTTCACATTTCAGGTCTCGGGTCTTCCCGCACTATCCTTTGCGATCCACGTTCTTGCCCATGCCGGGGGTGTCTTCCTTGATATCGGGCGGGACATTGCCGTTGGCGTCGGGCTGGCTTTCGGAAGCCGGCGTCGGCGAGATCGTGATGCCGGGGTGTTCATCGCCGTCCATCCGCGAGAAGTCCGTGGTCGCTTCGGCTCCAAGGAAGTCGCGCAAGGCTTCGCCTTCGAGCACTTCCACTTCGAGCAGCTTGGTGGACATCTCCTTCAGCAGATCGAAGTTTTCGCGGAGAATATCCTTGGCCTTCTCATAGCACTCATCGACGATGCGGCGGATCTCGAGGTCAATCTCCTCGGCGGTGTGTTCACCGTAGATGTCTTCCTGCTGCATGGGGAAGGGCATTTCCCGACTGGGGGCATTGCGGCGGCGGTAGACCAGCAGTCCAAGCTTTTCGGACATGCCGTAGTCCATCACCATGGCCCGCGCCATGCTGGTGACCTGCATCAGGTCGCTATACGCGCCGGAGGTGATCTCATGGAAGACCAGTTCTTCAGCGGCGCGTCCACCCAAGGCAGACGTGATGCGGTCGAGAATTTCTTCCTTGGTGATCAGGTACTGGTCTTCTGTAGGCAGATAGAGAGTGT from bacterium encodes the following:
- a CDS encoding GNAT family N-acetyltransferase — its product is MAVQKVAISKLSFKPVSAEVWPDLEALFGERGACGGCWCMYWRISRKEFNAQKGDGNKKAFKKIVKDGAVPGIIAYADGKPVGWCAVRPREDYPVLDGSRILKPVDEQPVWSIVCQFVLAPYRRQGVSAKLLEAVVKHVKKQGGKIVEGYPHDPKTDQPAAFVWTGLAPAFLEAGFEEVARRSATRPIMRYVIQAERRK
- a CDS encoding Rieske (2Fe-2S) protein encodes the protein MDQTRRQFIRTCCALGAVGAASWLGIGCSKSGNSNPSNPQSGPPFSVDGQGRVVVNLSDVPALQQDNQAVAFFGTPLGHPLIVTHMTGDSYFALDSTCTHQSCTVDATSPEISCPCHGSLYNLNGTVARGPARASLPHYTLTKANNTLTIALH
- a CDS encoding PDZ domain-containing protein, translated to MDSWTRPALWAALIVTLILAGAALAADQPPQGYYRWPTVFGDKVVFSSEGDLWETPLSGGIARRLTIAPGTESFAMFSPDGKWIAFSGNYDGNFDVYVIPAEGGEPKRLTYDPMGAYVTGWTPDGKVVFRSMAYSGQYIWKAFTIAPTGGYPEPVAVDEAAHLTYEPNGDRIAYTRVSLGTRTWKRYRGGWAEQIWVGSTKSHDYKQVTTWNGNNAIPMWYNGRIYFLRDRDWDTTESMKTVQPNSSASRVNLYSMKPDGSDIQQMTAHSDWDVRWPSIVKGKIAYSVGADIWIFDADKNQESKVDIQLPSDRTQTRSKFIQPDEYTNEFNLSPDGKRILLGARGDLFTVPTERRGIIKQITLSPGAREKGAEFMPDGEHIIAWSDLKGEEGLYLYPAKKPGEPKKIADGKGGWNFTPEVSPDGKWAVYGDNNRNLQLVNIESGATSQIDTSGWEIRDYTWSPDSRYIAYSVSLPSEYSGVRIYDTKEHEVHNITDQLYSSYSPTWDPKGKWLYMISSRYMNPYGSANDFSFVVLEADRIYGLALDPKTKSPYAYTEDGTAIGDEKSDEDSTKADKKDGDKKEKSSKKKDKDEDKDKDKKEKVTVKIVWDGLNDRLVEFPIAPGNYYGLAAIESKLYYVSQPTMGRRSGGVHDEDEMQSTLKLFDIKKKKESDVVDGVRGYALSHDLKKIAVRKKSGYVIMDAGDTDEPKVNKDDKDAGMHLEDWVYDVDPRAEWKQIFAEAWRLQRDFFYDPNMHNVNWKYQKEHYATLLDRVQTRAELNDLIAQMISELDAGHAYIGGGDQQNSKSVGVGLLGVNVSKDNSGFYRIDRILHGDPWDDDRSSPLARAGVNVKEGEYIVAIDNMPTNKVDNYLQLLNNRAEKPVIVSVNSKPSLDGARQVVVKTLSSEGELRYWDWVYGRMDYVRKHGGEDIAYVHLSDMGTPGLEQWMKEYYPQAQKKALIMDVRYNGGGNIAEWILGQLQRSVWTWGMARNGQRYHRPGSAFYGPMIALCNEETGSDGETFSEGWKRLKMGPLVGKRTWGGWVGIRGDKPFIDRGFFTQPEFTGWGVDSTMKASWLIEGPGVTPDVEVVNHPAKMLEGVDEQLDYAIQYLKDQMKNRPMPVPDHPVYPNHAPQYGVK